The Carassius gibelio isolate Cgi1373 ecotype wild population from Czech Republic chromosome A1, carGib1.2-hapl.c, whole genome shotgun sequence region ATTAAGAGCTCCCACTATTCATTAGAAAAATATTTCAGCAGTCTTGAACATCAGCTGTTTAATGCTGTTGTTAATGAATAGTATTTGATCGAGTAAGGGGGATGTAATCATTCTGAGCTCAGATATCTATAAAGAAGAGAATGAAAGATTGGACCATGGACTAAGATAAAGTTGGTGAACCTATTTTAATATCTTTGCCAACAGAAAATCAAACATAGTAGTTTACACTGATTCAATACTGCCCAGCAATATCGTTATGTAGCATATTGCATATTAATGTGCTTTTctttgggttaaaaaaaaaaatcaagtgcgTCCAGATATAACAATTAAATATACTTTGTTCTCAGTTCTGAAACCTCGTTTAAGTTTTGCTGAATACACTGTATTTATTTGTACCcataaaataaatactaactCTAAAACAAACTTGCAATTGTGTCTGTAATGGTGCGTTCAAGTCATCTCGTATAGATCGTATTTACgagttgaatgcacatgaacgCCACCACAATATCGTAAATACCAGTGAGGAGCTCGGGATTTTCTTTAAGCCCCGATCTGTACGAGTTGGGGGCGTGTCAGTGATTAACATGGCGGAATATACAATACTTAAAGGTATTTAGCTGTGATATTGTCAGGCGTTTTTCTAGTTACAGCGCAGTAAATTAATCGACGATGCATAATATGAtggcattataatataacaatgcaaattgtaacaataaagttggcagtggcttaataaaataatttaaaacattaaaaaacgaagtatacctaatgcacatttctttgttcttcattttctACAACAAGAGTTTAAGaacattgctgtatttttgtgtttttaattaagagaAATGTACTCCGCCATCTTGCTCCGACCAAAGTGACTTGAACGCACATGCCGTCATAAGCACGACTTCCCACCTCGTGCGTacgaacttcccaggaggacttgaatgCACCATAATTCTTCTTTGGTGAGATCACATTTTGGGCTCAATGTTATGTCACTACTTCCCTGGGATAAAATgctgaacaaaacaaaagattTTCCAGTCCTGATTTCTTGAATTAACAGATTTAGCACACACAGCAGCAATATCTAATCTCCTGTCCTCTGAAGCCATCTACCCTCCCATATAAACATGCACCTTTTAAACTAAACTTACTAATTAAGTGGGCATGAGGTGATCTATGCATGTAGCTTTCACAGACTATTTTcttttaacatgttttattcattttggcCTGTGCATATTTAAAGAATGGGAAACACAAATGATGACCAGCAACTGATCAGGACAGGATGTGACTCAGTTTTGATGTGTTATGATGTTACAAGAAAGCAGAAATACATCTCTAAGGAAGATATACTGTAACAAAaatcaactcaaaaaaaaaaaaaaaaaaacgacaatcAAAGTTATGCTTTGCTTCTTTGAGTGCACTCAATGTGAATACAACAATTGATGTTGGttctttgtttaaaatgttttttacaggaatttctTGTGCTTCCGATTGGATTTGCACTTTTTGTTATGCACCTATGATGAAATTATCCCTTTCTCTCATTAATGttgtaacaaaaatatgtttgttgCTCTCTGTACTTGTAGGCCTATGGCACTAAGTTGAAATTTGGTATTTTCATTGCTTCACTGGCATTTGACCCATTCCTCTTAACATTTAGTGAAAGATGTACGAAGGCACCAATTTGGCATAAAGTTATGGCAGGTATTTTGCTTAACATTCACCTGCATTACTCTAGTTTGAATGTAAACTCCTTTCTAAAAGGCTCTGTCTGTCTCGTTTCAAACCAAAAGTCCTTCAGTCAGTTCgtctttttacattttgattacaattgtgcatgtttaaaacatttttggggAATTACTTTTTTCTCTCCAGGTAGTTAGATGGTACCCAGCCTTTACGTCCCTGTAAGCCATCGAGAGCCTGGCAGTACCACCATCCATTTGGATTCTTATCCAAAACTTCAAGACTAGTGCCCTCTGAGAAACCCATGGTCTCTTCGTCGCCACGGTAGTCAGCAATAGATACGTAAACCTCTCGAAGGTTGTTGTGAATGAGGTGCGTCTTCTCGATGGGCTTGGGTCTTACTGTAGAGATTGGAATTCCGTTTCTCTGGGCAGTCAGGGGACTTGAACTTCCGGCGGGTACTGTAATGGTGGTCCCAGACCTGACCCGTACATCGGTCACCGGCTGCGGTCGAACAGTATTGAAGGAGGAGTTTCGCCTTACGCCGCCTGTGGACCTCAAGTGGTCGCCTGCGCCCAGTGATTCATTTCTTCTCAAAGACCCTGTGTGGATGTTGGTGTCCTTCAGAGGCTGTGGTGGAGACACAAACACTGACTGCGGTCGCACTGCTGCCTGACGAACACCGTTACGCATCCGTACGCCTGAACCGTTCAGCATTGGGTTTGGTTTGCTAAAACCCCCTGGTGGTTTGGATGGGATTGGTGGACTAGGGTTGCTCATACTCCTCATGTTCTGCTGGTTTAGGTTATTGAGTGCCTGAACACGTTGCTCATTTTTCTCGAGGCTGTTGGACTTGTTGGTGCTACTAAGATCAACAAGAGGACCATTAGGGGATTCTTGTACACCAACGTTATGGGTACGCTTGACTGGCTCCAAATAGAAAGTAGGTGCCCAACCCTCATCATCGCCCCAACGGATATACCACCATCCACTTTCCTGCTTCTCCAGTACCTCAACCTCCACACCAGCTGGGAAGCTGACCTCTGACTCTTGGGCTCGTTCATAGGCATCTGTGGTCCTGTAGAGCACACTTTCATGGTCAGATTCCCCACCTCGGCTACCTTTGGAATAGGCGCTGGAGAGATCGGAGGTACTTCTTGAGGAGACAGAATCCTCAGAGGAGACAACGGAAGCAGTCTCGGAATCTTCACCACCTCGTACTGCACGGAGTGCACCTTGCCGAAGACTCCCGGTGGGGCGAAGCTGGCGGCGTAGGCTGCTGATGTCCATTCTTTCAGGACTTTGGGATTCTGATTTTGTAAGCAGAGGTTTGGGTCGAACCACTGGTTTGGGCCTGGCTAAGGGACTTTGACCAACCCGAATCTCTACATCTTTTCGCATGACAGGCTCTCTTTTGGGATTGCGTCCTGATTCATCTGATGATGACTTGGAGGTGTGTCTCTCAGCACGGCCAAGAGAGTGACTCCGGCTTAGATCCGGCGATACCTTCCGGAGGGGCTTCCCTCCTCCAGAGGAGGACCCGAAGGGTTTACGACCCAATGTGAGACTCCTTGGGGTATCTGAATCGCGACCACTGGCAAAGTCATCAGAGGAAAACCTAAATCCTTCATTTTCATAAATCACCTCTTCCTTATTGACATTCTCCAATGAGTTTCTTTTCCTCAAGGGGGAAGTCATCACTTTTAGTAAAGGCGAGGCTTTACCAGCCTGTGCAATCCTTTCAGCAGCTGCTGGATTGCTTTTAATTACAAACTTACGAGGCTCTGTTTTCGGggaattatttgttttttgttttggagGATTGCTTTCCAGATCGGAGTCAAAACCAATGGCAGGAACATCATATTCCGGCTCCTCATAGACACGCTGAGTGGGGGATTCTGGAGCTTTGGAGGCAGAGCTAGCCAGAGAAGATGATTCCTCTGAGTCTGGTTTCTTGACTGGTGGAGCAGGGGGTGGAACTTTAGGGCGGGTAAGTGTGCTGGTTCGCCGGCTCAGGTTGGGCTTCTTGCGTTTATCGATAAAGGAACATGGTGCCCAGCCCTCCATATCCCCGATCTGGACATACCACCAACCACTAGAATTCTTCTCTATGACCTGAAGACCACATATTACATGTTTATATAATACAAAGGCATATATTTATTACAAAGTGGGTTTCAACCAACTAAGACCACAAATGAAAATGCATATCTTACACTAAATGTGACAAAATTGTttgaattttttaataaaaacaaaaaaaaaagttttcattaaggttgaaataaataaatactatagtcAATGTAGTCTGAAACGTTTTGACTCCGCTGTGTATTTCTaccttttcatatttttattagtcaaaagatgttcatgttaatttttatttttttaaataaaataatcatttattatagTATGGATAAATCTGCCTTACATCAGCCTTTTGTCCTCCATGGAAGCTGATGCCATCTGAGATACTGGATTGAAACTCTGCTATGGTGTAGTACTCTGCTTCCACTGTAGGGGCCTCTGGAGGTTTGGGTAACTGGAATGCCTTAAGTATTGAAGAGAAAAGACAGTTCTGTCTAATAAGTAAAAGCTGCTCTCTATGAATTTGAAATAATTGTAAAAGAATTTGGTCTGCTTAACTTACCAGATTTGTATCTCTTCGAGGAGGAGGTTTATGTCTGAGGTTTGGAGATCCTGCCAGTTGAATACAAAACGTTATTAACTGTCTCTCAGCTCAATACAGCAAATATTACTGTATCGTAATCAAATTAGGAGAGTTCACAGTTTTCCTTTCGCCAACAAATGCTTTGTAGTTTCTAAAAAACTGGATCCAAACTAGATTACAGTGCCATCAGTAAACCTCATTATGAACGATAAGTTTAGAGACATGTTCCAAAACACTCAAGCATGCGTTCACAACAAGCATATTTTtagaaagagatttttttttttttgaaggaaataTTGTATGGAGTGTGTTCTGGTTATGAAGTAGTGAGAATATTAAGCAATAGCCAATAAGAAaacttttttagtttttcagGTTTTTAGCACAAAGTGCCATGCATACAACATAAACTGCAGTCACATCAGTCACTGCGAGGTTTGACCAAAACCAGGATTTCTGGGGATTGTGTGGCGTCTGCTAAGAACCTGTTAAGGTGGAATAATAGTGTGTGCATTGTAGCAtccacaacaaaaaaaatttacaagAATGAAAGTCATGTAACGTGAGCAGTACAGCACTATGAGATTTCTTTCAGCTGTACTGTGTAGTGTTGGCAttagacaaataaataagtaaacacaAGAACAAACAAATAGCAAGCAAACAGCAGTTGATTCGCTGAATGCTGAGCAACAGAGACAGTGATGTGTCACTATCAAGGTACACAACACCCAGACAAAatgttaggaaacattaatttaCCACAAAGAAATGTTACCTATGGC contains the following coding sequences:
- the LOC128017739 gene encoding SH3 and PX domain-containing protein 2A isoform X3; this encodes MQFRTVLDVKVVDVQKRRNPSKHYVYLINVTYSDSTSHVIYRRYSKFFDLQMQILDKFPIEGGQKDPKKRIIPFLPGKILFRRSHVRDVAMKRLRFIDDYCRALVRLPPQISQSEEVLRFFETKQDDINPPAEDYGSKRKSGLDSSEPMVLEQYMVVASYERQENSEISLKAGEMVDVIEKSESGWWFVSTAEEQGWVPATYLDSQSGTRDDLDLGTSRSGEEEKYVTVQAYTSQGKDEIGFEKGVTVEVIQKNLEGWWYIRYQGKEGWAPASYLKKLKDDLSPRKKTLTGPVEIIGNIMEISNLLSKRAVSEKDIQTDGEAISPERHISKSEISLPITHAPEAGVAPTVVAGLGMNSGSSAALQENKSRAESGSPAIARVAPHRVEIGSPNLRHKPPPRRDTNLAFQLPKPPEAPTVEAEYYTIAEFQSSISDGISFHGGQKADVIEKNSSGWWYVQIGDMEGWAPCSFIDKRKKPNLSRRTSTLTRPKVPPPAPPVKKPDSEESSSLASSASKAPESPTQRVYEEPEYDVPAIGFDSDLESNPPKQKTNNSPKTEPRKFVIKSNPAAAERIAQAGKASPLLKVMTSPLRKRNSLENVNKEEVIYENEGFRFSSDDFASGRDSDTPRSLTLGRKPFGSSSGGGKPLRKVSPDLSRSHSLGRAERHTSKSSSDESGRNPKREPVMRKDVEIRVGQSPLARPKPVVRPKPLLTKSESQSPERMDISSLRRQLRPTGSLRQGALRAVRGGEDSETASVVSSEDSVSSRSTSDLSSAYSKGSRGGESDHESVLYRTTDAYERAQESEVSFPAGVEVEVLEKQESGWWYIRWGDDEGWAPTFYLEPVKRTHNVGVQESPNGPLVDLSSTNKSNSLEKNEQRVQALNNLNQQNMRSMSNPSPPIPSKPPGGFSKPNPMLNGSGVRMRNGVRQAAVRPQSVFVSPPQPLKDTNIHTGSLRRNESLGAGDHLRSTGGVRRNSSFNTVRPQPVTDVRVRSGTTITVPAGSSSPLTAQRNGIPISTVRPKPIEKTHLIHNNLREVYVSIADYRGDEETMGFSEGTSLEVLDKNPNGWWYCQALDGLQGRKGWVPSNYLERKK
- the LOC128017739 gene encoding SH3 and PX domain-containing protein 2A isoform X1, translated to MQFRTVLDVKVVDVQKRRNPSKHYVYLINVTYSDSTSHVIYRRYSKFFDLQMQILDKFPIEGGQKDPKKRIIPFLPGKILFRRSHVRDVAMKRLRFIDDYCRALVRLPPQISQSEEVLRFFETKQDDINPPAEDYGSKRKSVWMYGLQDSPTKSEASGLDSSEPMVLEQYMVVASYERQENSEISLKAGEMVDVIEKSESGWWFVSTAEEQGWVPATYLDSQSGTRDDLDLGTSRSGEVTKRRKAHLKRLDRRWTLGGIVNRQQSREEKYVTVQAYTSQGKDEIGFEKGVTVEVIQKNLEGWWYIRYQGKEGWAPASYLKKLKDDLSPRKKTLTGPVEIIGNIMEISNLLSKRAVSEKDIQTDGEAISPERHISKSEISLPITHAPEAGVAPTVVAGLGMNSGSSAALQENKSRAESGSPAIARVAPHRVEIGSPNLRHKPPPRRDTNLAFQLPKPPEAPTVEAEYYTIAEFQSSISDGISFHGGQKADVIEKNSSGWWYVQIGDMEGWAPCSFIDKRKKPNLSRRTSTLTRPKVPPPAPPVKKPDSEESSSLASSASKAPESPTQRVYEEPEYDVPAIGFDSDLESNPPKQKTNNSPKTEPRKFVIKSNPAAAERIAQAGKASPLLKVMTSPLRKRNSLENVNKEEVIYENEGFRFSSDDFASGRDSDTPRSLTLGRKPFGSSSGGGKPLRKVSPDLSRSHSLGRAERHTSKSSSDESGRNPKREPVMRKDVEIRVGQSPLARPKPVVRPKPLLTKSESQSPERMDISSLRRQLRPTGSLRQGALRAVRGGEDSETASVVSSEDSVSSRSTSDLSSAYSKGSRGGESDHESVLYRTTDAYERAQESEVSFPAGVEVEVLEKQESGWWYIRWGDDEGWAPTFYLEPVKRTHNVGVQESPNGPLVDLSSTNKSNSLEKNEQRVQALNNLNQQNMRSMSNPSPPIPSKPPGGFSKPNPMLNGSGVRMRNGVRQAAVRPQSVFVSPPQPLKDTNIHTGSLRRNESLGAGDHLRSTGGVRRNSSFNTVRPQPVTDVRVRSGTTITVPAGSSSPLTAQRNGIPISTVRPKPIEKTHLIHNNLREVYVSIADYRGDEETMGFSEGTSLEVLDKNPNGWWYCQALDGLQGRKGWVPSNYLERKK
- the LOC128017739 gene encoding SH3 and PX domain-containing protein 2A isoform X2 translates to MQFRTVLDVKVVDVQKRRNPSKHYVYLINVTYSDSTSHVIYRRYSKFFDLQMQILDKFPIEGGQKDPKKRIIPFLPGKILFRRSHVRDVAMKRLRFIDDYCRALVRLPPQISQSEEVLRFFETKQDDINPPAEDYGSKRKSGLDSSEPMVLEQYMVVASYERQENSEISLKAGEMVDVIEKSESGWWFVSTAEEQGWVPATYLDSQSGTRDDLDLGTSRSGEVTKRRKAHLKRLDRRWTLGGIVNRQQSREEKYVTVQAYTSQGKDEIGFEKGVTVEVIQKNLEGWWYIRYQGKEGWAPASYLKKLKDDLSPRKKTLTGPVEIIGNIMEISNLLSKRAVSEKDIQTDGEAISPERHISKSEISLPITHAPEAGVAPTVVAGLGMNSGSSAALQENKSRAESGSPAIARVAPHRVEIGSPNLRHKPPPRRDTNLAFQLPKPPEAPTVEAEYYTIAEFQSSISDGISFHGGQKADVIEKNSSGWWYVQIGDMEGWAPCSFIDKRKKPNLSRRTSTLTRPKVPPPAPPVKKPDSEESSSLASSASKAPESPTQRVYEEPEYDVPAIGFDSDLESNPPKQKTNNSPKTEPRKFVIKSNPAAAERIAQAGKASPLLKVMTSPLRKRNSLENVNKEEVIYENEGFRFSSDDFASGRDSDTPRSLTLGRKPFGSSSGGGKPLRKVSPDLSRSHSLGRAERHTSKSSSDESGRNPKREPVMRKDVEIRVGQSPLARPKPVVRPKPLLTKSESQSPERMDISSLRRQLRPTGSLRQGALRAVRGGEDSETASVVSSEDSVSSRSTSDLSSAYSKGSRGGESDHESVLYRTTDAYERAQESEVSFPAGVEVEVLEKQESGWWYIRWGDDEGWAPTFYLEPVKRTHNVGVQESPNGPLVDLSSTNKSNSLEKNEQRVQALNNLNQQNMRSMSNPSPPIPSKPPGGFSKPNPMLNGSGVRMRNGVRQAAVRPQSVFVSPPQPLKDTNIHTGSLRRNESLGAGDHLRSTGGVRRNSSFNTVRPQPVTDVRVRSGTTITVPAGSSSPLTAQRNGIPISTVRPKPIEKTHLIHNNLREVYVSIADYRGDEETMGFSEGTSLEVLDKNPNGWWYCQALDGLQGRKGWVPSNYLERKK